GAATTGTTGATTTGAGCATTCCGTGCAACTAATCCGTGGTTTATTACAAACTTTAGGTTTCCATTCATTCCAACACGCTGGCGAATAGCCACTTCGCCCATTTTGTGACTCCCAACGAAACGGGTAAACATCATTTCGACCTTTAAAATAAGAAATGAATAAATCGACTTTAGCTTCCGGTGAAACGTGTTGGTTAAAGTGTTTGGCTAGCTCGACTTCTTGTTGTGCAAGAATACTATTGCGTTCATTTAACAATAACTCTTTTTCTTCAGCGAGCTGCAGAAGCCGATTATCAATTTCTAAGAGCCTATCAGATAACGAACCAGACACATTAATTACTCAAAAGCAGTGTTAAGGTTTTCAGCTCTTAGTATGCGCATTACATCAACACAGTCATTAGAAACGACATAGTAAATAGCATGTTTTCCATACACGCTGCGTCTATATTCCTTACGAATGTGATCAACAGCCTGATAATGCAACGGGTTTTCCGCAATGCTTTGAAACTGAATAATCAACCCATCAACGTATGATTTAGCCTGAGCTAACCCAAAGTTATCAATGCCATATTCAAATAGCTGCTCGAAATCCTGATCGGCAGCACTACTTAATCTATACTTAGCCATTAGTTTGTTTTCTAGCAATCACCGCATTAACAATATCTTCAGGAGAACGAGAGCTAAAACCGCTCTGCTCTGCTTTGATCAGTTCTTGCCTAATAACTTCAACTTGGCTAGTACGCATTTGCTCTTTTCTGATCAAATCTCGTAATAACTCGCTGTCACTAGCATAATTACCAGTTGCAAGTTGAGCTTGCATCCATTGTTCTTGTTGATCAGTTACTGTGATACTTTTCTTTACCATTGCCATAATTTACCTCCAATGAAAGAAATCTCGTAAGGATATAATCCTACTTTATACTACCACAATAAAGTTTAGTTCAGAACTGGTAAGAGTCAATTTGAATTACACCATACAATTCATAGGTGGTAACAATATCGGTAAGTTGGTGGTCATGACCACAAAAAAACACGCACTTATAAAGGCATTATAAGCTTGTCAATGGGGCCTCATAATCGGTAGGTCCGCTGTTCAAGTCAGCGACGGGGCACCATTTTTTAATTAACACCCACTACCTCTATAATCTCTTTCACTTTTCTCAATCAAAGAAATCACCAGTCTATATAAGAACAGTGCTTTCATGCGGTTTGTTATCCAAACTTGCTTAAGCATACGGTAATCAGCCTAATACTTTAAACTGATTACCGTTAATACTACCTAGATTATTGCTTACTCCAAACACACATCTGGCTCTAATACATACACTAGTTTATTAACTAGCGTCGATACATCAGTGCATTTTAAGTTGTCGTTGCCTTTTAAATAGGCACTCATCAGACTTTGATGATTAATCACTTCATCAATATTCGTCATTGGCGGATTACCACTTAAATACAATCGTTCTAGTGCAGGTAAACGATGTAGGCCGAATACGTCTTCAAGATTGTTTCTCATCAAAGAAAGAATGGTCAACTTTTTAAGCTCAGGTAACGTTTGTAGTGAGTTAATTGCGTTGCCATTTAATACTACTGTTTCTACATTTGGAAAAGCACTTAACCCCTCAAAGTTATTAAGCTGGTTATAACCTAGTGTTATTCGTGTTACTGCAGGGTATTGACGAGGAGCGTCTACTTCAGTCAATTGATTGCCATCTAACATCAAATTAGTAACATGCGGAAGTTCAGGTAGCACTGCAAGACTGCTCACTTCACTGTTTACAATTCTAAAATTCGTTAGCTTTTCGAGCTTGGTTAGCGCGGTTAAATCAGCATCACTCGTGGCTTTTAAGCTAAACGACTCTAAATTCACCAGTTTTTCAATGCCTTCAAGCGAGGAAATTGTTTGGGTACAATTCAACGTTTTAAAATCATTATAAGCTTTGTGTCTGGCACTCACGCATTCTAATAACTTTGCATCAGCAAAATCGTCACTTTCACTGGGTGTGCCTATACAAGTATCGGATACAGTAATGATGGCCTGAGGATATGCGGCTTTAAACTGTGTAATATCGCTGCAATTTAATAAAGCGTTATTAACCAGCTTGGCGGAGGTTAACTGAGGAAAATTCAGTATTGGTGTTAGATTTGAAGTGCTTACATTGTCTAACTCTAAACGTACCAAGTTAGTTAAATTGCTTAGCGGTGAGATATCAGTTAAAAAGAACGCCCCCAA
This is a stretch of genomic DNA from Flocculibacter collagenilyticus. It encodes these proteins:
- a CDS encoding type II toxin-antitoxin system RelE/ParE family toxin, which codes for MAKYRLSSAADQDFEQLFEYGIDNFGLAQAKSYVDGLIIQFQSIAENPLHYQAVDHIRKEYRRSVYGKHAIYYVVSNDCVDVMRILRAENLNTAFE
- a CDS encoding ribbon-helix-helix domain-containing protein, with protein sequence MAMVKKSITVTDQQEQWMQAQLATGNYASDSELLRDLIRKEQMRTSQVEVIRQELIKAEQSGFSSRSPEDIVNAVIARKQTNG